A portion of the Deinococcus peraridilitoris DSM 19664 genome contains these proteins:
- a CDS encoding SDR family oxidoreductase, which translates to MPNEEAEMQNRNARRSAFITGGSKGIGLAVAQALVREGYGVTITARHAGEVEEAARGLGEAALGIPCDVRDFEAVQEAVRKHTERFGGLDVLFANAGLGHFAPVQDLSVEQWRDVIDTNLTGVFYSVKACVDELTKTKGYIITLSSLAGKNPFAGGAAYNASKFGLNGLSEAMMLDVRPLGIKVTQIMPGSVATYFNGHTPDQDQDAWKIQPEDLAQIVVDLLQLPARTLPSRIEVRPAQPKRG; encoded by the coding sequence ATGCCAAACGAGGAAGCCGAGATGCAGAACCGCAATGCGCGAAGGAGCGCCTTTATCACCGGGGGGAGCAAGGGAATCGGCCTCGCCGTGGCGCAGGCACTCGTGCGCGAGGGGTACGGGGTGACCATCACCGCCCGCCACGCCGGTGAGGTGGAGGAAGCGGCGCGTGGTCTGGGCGAGGCCGCGCTGGGCATCCCGTGCGACGTGCGGGACTTTGAAGCCGTACAGGAGGCCGTCCGCAAGCACACCGAGCGTTTTGGAGGGCTGGATGTTCTGTTCGCCAACGCAGGACTGGGCCATTTTGCGCCGGTGCAGGATCTGAGCGTCGAACAGTGGCGCGACGTGATCGACACCAACCTGACCGGTGTGTTTTACAGCGTGAAAGCGTGCGTGGACGAACTGACCAAGACGAAGGGGTACATCATCACCCTGTCGAGCCTTGCCGGCAAGAATCCTTTCGCAGGCGGAGCGGCCTATAACGCCAGCAAATTCGGACTCAACGGCCTGAGTGAGGCCATGATGCTCGATGTGCGTCCGCTGGGCATCAAGGTCACGCAGATCATGCCAGGCTCAGTCGCGACCTATTTCAACGGGCACACCCCTGACCAGGATCAGGATGCCTGGAAGATTCAGCCCGAAGACCTGGCTCAGATTGTCGTGGACCTGTTGCAACTGCCAGCCCGGACTTTGCCGAGTCGGATCGAGGTCCGCCCGGCGCAGCCCAAACGTGGTTGA
- a CDS encoding MazG family protein, whose translation MKQLLKTLRQLRAPDGCPWDREQTHLSLRPYLLEEAAEAVDAISRHNDEDTIGELGDVLLQVAFHAVIGEEEGRFEYADIEDAIVQKLIRRHPHVFAGVPVQGTEEVMRNWQEIKRQERSGRERLPHEEIPASLGALARETALQNALPQREPAGRSELHRLVERIEESEAGFGELLASVVSWARSCGVDAEVALRAHRAGALP comes from the coding sequence ATGAAGCAGCTCTTGAAGACCTTGCGGCAACTGCGAGCTCCCGACGGCTGTCCCTGGGACCGGGAGCAGACGCACCTCAGCCTGCGCCCGTACCTGCTGGAGGAAGCGGCCGAAGCGGTCGACGCGATTTCGCGCCACAACGACGAGGACACCATCGGCGAACTCGGAGATGTCCTGCTTCAGGTGGCCTTTCACGCGGTGATCGGCGAGGAGGAAGGACGCTTTGAGTACGCCGATATCGAGGACGCCATCGTGCAGAAGCTGATTCGTCGTCATCCGCACGTCTTCGCGGGGGTACCGGTTCAGGGAACCGAGGAAGTCATGCGCAACTGGCAGGAAATCAAACGCCAAGAGCGCTCGGGGCGAGAGCGCCTCCCCCACGAGGAGATTCCCGCCAGCCTGGGCGCACTGGCGCGAGAAACTGCCCTGCAGAACGCCTTGCCTCAGCGCGAGCCCGCGGGCCGCTCGGAGCTTCACCGATTGGTGGAAAGAATCGAGGAATCCGAAGCGGGGTTCGGTGAACTGCTCGCGTCGGTCGTGTCCTGGGCGCGGTCATGTGGTGTCGACGCCGAAGTCGCCCTGCGTGCCCACCGTGCCGGAGCGCTCCCGTGA
- a CDS encoding NUDIX hydrolase: MNDVLPDPWRAWLGSRERQSLSLPKYRQAAVLVALTRETDPRVLLTVRSSELPTHRGQISFPGGRLETGESPLDAALREAWEEVGLHSADVEVVGQLDDAFTPIGFHVTPFLARIPSGYAYRSSGEVARILEPRLSELRALIPIEEERVLPSGERHLLYRYPWQGHDIWGMTARILHDIVQSGVS, from the coding sequence GTGAACGACGTGCTGCCCGATCCGTGGCGCGCCTGGCTGGGAAGTCGTGAACGACAATCGCTCTCGCTTCCAAAATACCGGCAGGCCGCCGTGCTGGTCGCCCTGACTCGAGAAACCGATCCCCGGGTACTGCTGACCGTGCGCTCCTCGGAGTTGCCCACCCACCGGGGTCAGATCAGTTTTCCGGGCGGCCGCCTTGAAACGGGTGAGTCGCCACTCGACGCGGCCCTGCGCGAAGCCTGGGAAGAAGTGGGACTGCACTCCGCCGACGTTGAGGTCGTGGGCCAGCTGGACGACGCCTTCACCCCGATCGGCTTTCACGTCACCCCGTTTCTGGCGCGCATCCCCTCGGGTTACGCCTACCGTTCGAGCGGCGAAGTGGCGCGCATCCTCGAGCCGAGACTGAGCGAACTGCGCGCCCTGATCCCCATCGAGGAAGAGCGGGTTTTACCTTCCGGCGAACGTCATCTCCTGTACCGCTACCCTTGGCAGGGCCATGACATCTGGGGAATGACCGCGCGCATCCTGCACGACATCGTGCAAAGCGGCGTGTCCTGA